A segment of the Malaclemys terrapin pileata isolate rMalTer1 chromosome 1, rMalTer1.hap1, whole genome shotgun sequence genome:
TCCCATCTGGAACATACCTCAGGGAAAAGACCTGGGCATGATTAATAGCAGCTCAATTGAAACACCTGCTCATTCGCAGCAGAGGCAAAATGAAACACAATCTTTGGAAGCCTAAGGAATGGGATAGAGAATAACCTCCGCTGGATATGTACTCAGTTTTGGTCACTTTGTCTCTAGAAAGGATATAACAAATATGAAGGGGATTTCCCAGACATGTATGAGAATGGAGAACAGACTgaaaaatcatcatcataattGACTTTTCTATCCTGGTGGAAACCAAACGCGCGGTTGCTGTAAGCGAactgtattttgttttctgtgtaatcAGTAAATCATTGTGAAAGCTGTTCTGTTGCTGGCTTGGGAAATACAAGTGTTAGAATAACCACCCATTTGGGTCAGCTCCagtctttgcagtttgccctaattggTTAAACTCACTGTGGGCCACCCTGGAACCCCAGTAACAAGATGCTAAAACTATTATTTTACTTTAGAGAGCACTAGAGACACCCACATCCATGTGAACACATCATGTCCTACCTTAGTGACCATGAGAACTatcgtactgggtcagaccaaagatctgtctagtccagtatcctgtcttctgacagtggccaattccaggtgacACAGAGGGAATGAGAAGAACAGGCAATGTCCGCCAgcacccattcccagcctcttgcaaacagaggctagggacaacacCTCTTCCCATCCTGGTTACTATGCATTAATGGACTAATCATCCATGAATATCTCTAGTTCGTttgtggcaaagagttccagaggCTGACAGTGAGTTGTgcgaaaaaatacttcctttcatttgttttaaacctgctacctattaatttcattgggtgacccctagttcttgtgttatgagaaggagtaaataacctttccctatttactttctccacaccagtcataattttatagacttctCGCATACCCCCCTTAGTCATCACTTCTCCAAGCTGCCAACTCCCGTCTTTTTCATCTCAAATCATACCGAAATTGTTTGATAGCCCTAATCATTtctcttgcccttctctgtacctttcccaattcaaatatatctttttattAGATGGGGCAAcgagatctgcatgcagtattcaatatgtCGGCATAGCATAGGTAtagatagaggcaatatattttccctcctattatctctccctttcctaatgattcccaacattctgttggctttttggactgccactgcatattgagtggatgtttttggagaactatccacaataacttcaaggactttcttgaatggtaaaagctaatttagaccccatcattttctcTGAATAGCTGggaatatgttttccaatgtgcattacttgcatttgtcaacactgaattttatctgccattgtgttgcccagtaaTGTCGTTTTGAGAGATAATTTTGTAGCTTTTCTCAGGGACTTAAACtgtcttgaatagttttgtaaattttgccacttcactgtttacaaGGGCTGTCAAGCAATGAATTTTTTGTTTCAACATCACCCTAGAGCATACACTGGGATATGGTCAGAGCTCTCTGGGGTGTCCAAGTGCCAACTCCTGGACCCCCTGATTTCTCCTCCAGTTGGACTCTCTGCTGCAGCCATCGCCCTGCTAGCAGAGTCCCCTCTCAGGCCCTTGTGCCTGTCTCCTACCCCAGATTTCTCTGGCAGTCTCTGTGGTTTTAAAGGGCTGGACCAacacctcctctctctcttccttttctggTGAGGATCCATTCCTTCCACGCCCGCCCCTCTGCAGAGAAGCTGGAGAAAACTGGTTTTTATCTAGAATACATTTACTCCTTTCTCTCTCCAAGTGAGATCTAATGACTactttatatctatctatctatatctatatctatagatatagatatatatagatatatatacacacacacacagatgcctCCTGTCCCTTACTACAAAGAGGGTGAGGGAAGAGTAAAGGAAAATCCCAAAGAAATAAGGATACAGATGGTTGGTACAATCAAATGTGAATGAATAGGGttaaaatatctgctcaatgtgcagtggcaatcaaaaaagcgaacagaatgttggtaaCCATGTAGAAAgtgtagataataagacagaaaatatcgtattgCCTCTATAGGAATCCATGCTatgcccacatattgaatactgaatgcagatctgatcaccccatcccaaaaaagatatgttggaattggaaaacgTAGGAGAAGAGGTGAAACAGATTGGGACATTTCAGCTTGCAAAACAGATGACTcagggggatatgagagagattgataaaatcatgacaggtgtggagaaactGAATGAAGAAATATAATGTAACCCttaacataacacaagaactaggtgtcacccaatgacattaagAAGGAGAagatctaaaacaaacaaaaagaattatttattcacagtcaacctgtggacctcTTACCAGAGGaggttatgaaggccaaaacaaTAACACAGTTGCAGTAAAATTAGGTATGTTCATGGATAGGTCAATTAATGGGTATTAGCCACGATGGGCTGGGATCATGCCCCTAggatctgtttgccagaagctgtgagtgAGAGACAGGGCATGAATCACTTaattattacctgttctgttctttccctctgaagcacatggCATTGGTCACGATCAGaagacaggaccctgggctggatggAATGTTGTCTTCACCCAGTAGAGCTTTCTTATATAGAAACCATATCTATCTAccccctgctgtaacccactagactccactcTCCCCCCAAAGCTGAGATAGAAACCAGGAAGCTTGCTGGGGTCTCTATCTCCACAGCATTAGTAATAAAGTAAGAATATATTGTGACGTTGCACTTCATAAGTTTATGGAAATACGCTCATGAATGTGAATGTGTTGTAACTGGAATATTctttatgcaaaagatctcttgtaaggtatcttAACAAAGTTTATAACCCACAGagtatattcctcctatttgtatgcatgtatcattcttgtatctgaagctaaaaatatgaagtataactctcaGATCCTATTGTAActctgcaaagtgtgggccattaattaattaagtttGGGccagaatcttgatggctcccaatGACccagacaattggttgtaaatggcttaTTTatctgcaaaccttcctgtgtatgtgtgggccaaaCCAGGAACAATGGAGACTAGGGTCTTACAGTGGCATGTGACCATGTTACATGATAgaggaatccatcttaatccttttACTTTTTCATTGTTGAGGCGTGGATGAGGGCCCAGAGAGAtgaaagattcccaccttgtgccaaagctataaaagagggCAGAGCAGGACAAAGGAGGCCaccagtcatgagaaaacaccTGGTTACTACTggagatgtctgctggatctaTTAAAGaatgtaccaggggaaagggtAGGGCCCAGTATAGGATGTAGGCTGGTCTGTGAGAGAAATGTATCGGAACATCTTTGAAGGTGAGATACatcctgtaatcagtttcttaatgtattaggtttagatttgcatgtttttgctttattttgcatgTGTGACTTATGTAGTTCTGTCTCTTCTCATTTGAAACCATTGAATATTACTTTTTATGCTTAATAAAatgacttttgtttattaataaacccagggtaaatgattaatacttgggggagcaaacatctttgcacatctctctatcagtgttatagagggagggcaatttatgaatttaccctgtataagcattatacataagaacataggaatggccatactgggtcagaccaaaggtccatccagcccagtatcctgtctaccaatagtggccaatgccaggtgccccagagggagtgaacctaacaggtaatgatcaagtgatctctctcctgccatccatctccaccctctggcatacagaggctagcgacaccattccttacccatcctggctaatagccattaatggacttaacctccaggaatttatctagttctcttttaaaccctgttatagtcctagcctttacaatctcctcaggcaaggagttccacaggttgactgtgcactgtttgaagaacttccttttatttgttttaaacctgctgcccattaatttcatttggtggcccctagttgtTACATTATGGGAACaggtaaataatttttccttattcactttctccacgccactcatgattttaaatacctttatcacatccccccttagtctcctcttttccaagctgaaaagtcctagcctctttaatctctcctcctatgggacccattccaaccctctaatcgttttagttgcccttctctgaactttctctaatgccagtatatcttttttttgagatgaggaaaacacatctgtacgcagtactCAAGATgggggtgtaccatggatttatataagggcagtaagatattctccatcttattctctattcctttgtaatgattcctaacatcctgtttgcttttttgaccaccgcaGCATGCTGcttggacgtcttcagagaactatacaagatctctttcctgattaattgtagctaaattagcccccatcatattgggttatttttcccaatgtgcattactttacatttatccacattaaatttcatttgccattttgttgcccaattactTAGTTTttttgagatctttttgaagttcttcacagttttctttggtcttaactatcttgagcagtttagtatcgtctgcaaactttgccacctcactgtttacccctttcttcagatcatttatgaataagttgaatagggtcagtcctaggactgACCTTGGTGGAACACCACGAGTTAACCCCTCTCCATTCAGAAAATTTacaatttattcctatcctttgttccctgtctcttAACCAgctctcagtccatgaaaggatcttccctctcatcccatgacgACTTAtgttatgtaagagcctttggtcagGGGCCTTGTCAAACGTTTTcaggaaatctaagtacactatggccactggatccccctttgGCAGTGTTTATTcttctttctatttacctcactaagatttgacttccattttttaaaagatgtctttttatctctcactgcttcttttacatggttgttaagccacagtggctcttttttagttcttttacttttttttttttatttggggtatacatttaacttGGGCAtctgttatggtgtctttgaaaagtgtccatgcagcttgcagaaatttcactctagtcactgtaccttttattttctgtttctgtttctgatttatttgtggtttggatcccattgggagcttggtgtctgggtgctggaaacAGGTAACTTGTTGAGCTGTTTTCATTTAAGTCTGCAGCGTTGGGGGCATGGCCCTGACCTTTGGTCTATGTTGCTGAAGGCTAGCATGTCTttctcaacaagacagggttctgaaaaTCCCAAGCTGTCAGGGAAGACTGGCtaagaggtaatttcagcacatcagatgacagtcccagcgggatctctgtgaccgatcCTGTCacatatacattaaaattttaatccTAAACTGTGTTCCTTAAGTGACTttccacaagatgtcagaacatgtttatattagagctgagtgggtttAATATacatttacttttctttcttgtATATAGAAATTATATACTTTTCTTCTGCCAGAAAATTAGACGGTTAAAGTGGCAACGcctaaaaaaatctgaaatggctcccataaactggggtggggagagtggaGGAATACAGTGACtgacaaggggaggggaagagaggaacgAGCAACAGAAGTGGGGCCTTTGTGAGGAAGAGGCACAACAGGGAAGGAGTCTTGTTGGAAGAGCCAGGGCAGGGGCGGGCCTGCAGGGGTCTAGTTTTCAGTAATTACAAAGGTTTCAAACCAGTGAATTGTACATAGACTGATTCCCCAGATTGTCATACTGACACAGCACAATAAGGTCATAAAAGGGTTAGAGGTCTCTCTGACTGTCCAGGAAGTGATTCAGGAAAGGGGGCCCAGCACCATGTCACCAGCCATCTCTACACACCAGACATCTCTACACAGAGCCAGGGCACCAGAATAAAACATTTAGGTCCCTTTACGAGTAAAGAGCCGGAGCAGCCTGTCCCGTATCTGTTTTGTCCTTACCCCATAAATGATGGGGTGAAGCAAGGGGGGCACCAGAGGATACACATTGGCAATGAGAACAAGGACATGTAGGGGCACTTTGTCGCCAAACCGGTGCATGAGGGAGTAGAAGAATTCTGGAAGGTAGAAAGATAATATGCAGCAAAGATGGGAGccgcaggtcccaaaagtcttgagccgggcatcctttgtgggaaggctgaagatggccctgaggatctggataTAGGACACGGTGATAAAAAGCAGATCCAGACCTGCTACAGAGAAGATCACAAGGAGGCCGTAGTAACTACTGATGCGCGTGTCGGCACAGGCCAGATTTACCACAGCTATGTGCTTGCAGTATGTGTGGGGGATGAtattggttctgcaatatggccactgcCTCACTAGTAAGGGAAAGGGCAATGCAATTATGCCACAGCGCAGCACCATGGCTAGTCCAACCTTGGCCACAGCACAatttgtcaggatggtggaatgtctcaggggatcacagatggccacgtagcgatccaaagccatggccatgaggatcccagactccatcattaagaagcagtgaatgaagtacatctgggtgaggcaggcattGAAATctatctccctggaattgaaccagaagttACTCAGCATTTTGGGCACAGTGGCCGTGGACAGGACCAGGTCGGtgatggccagcatgcagaggaaatagtacatgggcccatGGAGGCTGTGCTCTATCTTTACGATGAACAGGATAGTGACgttccccaagatggctatgatgtacatggtgcagaaggggatggaaaTCCAGACATGGGATGCCTCAAGACCAGGAATGCCctgcaggatgaaggtggaggggttgttGATGTCGGTTGTGTTGGAGTCTGACATGGAGTAGGGGTGAAGGTGTCAAACTCTGAGGCACAAGGGTGTCACCTTCATGTACTGTACGTTCCCCTGACTTTCTGTACGTGCCCAGGGTCTAGGATGATGGTTGCAGTTCTAATGCCTGAATAGAGAGACAATGTTAATATAAGACAGTACATGCACTACTGGAGGCTGTTCTTATGGGTGAAGCAGATTGGTCactcttcacacactgaaaaataacATTATCATTATTTAGAGAAATGAACTATGAACAACAAACCCATCTAACGCCAATTCAATATTTTGTGATACTCCATGCATCAATAATTCCTACGTGTCAGCGTGGAGTAACCTcaagaggcagcagcaggaaaCACGAGTGTGGGACTTTAAAGACATCACTTAAATATCCATAGTTGGTAAAGCTAAGGATCACCAGGAATTAGGATATTAAGTAGCTGAAGAAGAAAAGGAATTCTAGAAAAAAATTAGGGCAATTCCtgtgttttaaatgtaaattattaaaaaactgaaggtaaagattaaaaaaagatttgaaaggATTAGGAAACTATGGAAAAGCTGGTATCGGGTTAGTTCAAGAATAAAATTCAAAGAATATAAATAATGCTAGTCAATGACAAGGTTTATGCAAAACCGGTCTTGTGAAGAAACCTGAATCCATTCTTTTGTTAGGGTAAACATTTGGTTTATCAATAGAACTGTGCATATGCAATAAGCTTTGATTTTTCTGTCATTTTAATTTATTAAGGGAAAACGGTGAGGTAAAATAAATAACACTCTACAATATCATTGGAGGACACAGAAAATGGACCAAAGACTAGCTGACTGAGAGACCTCAGAAAGCACTTGCAGTGACTGGGGCtttttctagtggggttctgcagggatcaatCCTGGGCCTGATGTTTCATCACTGAcctgaaaggaaataaaaaatcaCTGCAGATTTGGGACAACCCAAagactggcagagtcctgaaAATGAGGAGGAgaggtaaggtgaccagatagaaagaaggttgaaaaagctagtaggggggaagctgttctagacttgattttaacaaatagggaggaactcgttgagaatgt
Coding sequences within it:
- the LOC128834820 gene encoding olfactory receptor 52M1-like, whose protein sequence is MSDSNTTDINNPSTFILQGIPGLEASHVWISIPFCTMYIIAILGNVTILFIVKIEHSLHGPMYYFLCMLAITDLVLSTATVPKMLSNFWFNSREIDFNACLTQMYFIHCFLMMESGILMAMALDRYVAICDPLRHSTILTNCAVAKVGLAMVLRCGIIALPFPLLVRQWPYCRTNIIPHTYCKHIAVVNLACADTRISSYYGLLVIFSVAGLDLLFITVSYIQILRAIFSLPTKDARLKTFGTCGSHLCCILSFYLPEFFYSLMHRFGDKVPLHVLVLIANVYPLVPPLLHPIIYGVRTKQIRDRLLRLFTRKGT